A region of Fibrobacter succinogenes subsp. succinogenes S85 DNA encodes the following proteins:
- a CDS encoding DUF3990 domain-containing protein, translating into MVDILKDGDILYHGSFCEVQTPDLQMCARYKDFGQGFYLTTDKKQAESFAKISTQKAIENGVVASQRFGVVSAFRYNVGVNLNIKIYETADSSWLHCVVAHRKKNVFADVLGDCSKYDVIGGKIANDATNSTIVTYMANAFGEIGSASADDICIRLLLPERLKNQYCFKSNAALNQLSFMGSERVWM; encoded by the coding sequence GTGGTTGATATCTTGAAAGATGGAGACATCCTTTACCATGGTAGCTTTTGCGAAGTACAAACTCCTGATTTACAGATGTGCGCTCGTTATAAGGATTTTGGTCAAGGCTTTTACCTGACAACTGACAAGAAACAGGCCGAATCCTTTGCTAAAATTTCTACGCAGAAGGCTATAGAAAATGGCGTTGTCGCAAGTCAAAGATTTGGCGTTGTCTCTGCATTTCGGTATAATGTAGGCGTCAATCTTAATATCAAAATTTATGAGACTGCTGATTCATCTTGGCTTCATTGTGTAGTCGCTCATCGGAAGAAAAATGTTTTCGCTGATGTGCTGGGAGATTGCTCTAAATATGATGTTATTGGGGGCAAAATTGCAAATGATGCAACCAATAGTACGATTGTGACTTATATGGCGAATGCGTTTGGCGAGATTGGCTCTGCCTCTGCAGATGATATTTGCATTCGGTTGTTACTTCCAGAGCGATTAAAGAATCAGTATTGCTTCAAGTCTAATGCCGCATTGAACCAACTGTCGTTTATGGGGAGTGAACGTGTATGGATGTAA
- a CDS encoding ATP-binding protein: MEGFMKFQIFISSVQREFAEERKQLFSYLTNDPILSLFFKPFIFENHPASNSKTYDIYLKEVEKSDIYLGLLGNEYGTASKNSISPTEKEYNLANKLHKTCLIFIKKDNSQRHPKEIKFIQKVEKNNVRRSFTDYDELKNAVYKALVLYMEEKELIRTGPFDQAKNNEATIDDIDEEKVRNFIQLSKQRRNFKLSSDTPVENFLRHLDMIDEKGKLANASILLFGKKPQKFFITSEVKCAQFYGNKVEKPIPSLQIYKGDVFQLIDQATSFVLSRVDNWIGTRAQGLTAAVPTHPELPMEAVKEAIVNAVCHRDYTSKASVQVMLFRNRLEIWNPGQLPHGLTIDKLYKPHKSLPHNPLIAEAMQRCGYIEKTGTGTGDIVKQCLQYGLKKPLFQDDDDFKTIIWRKETQEISRNESENSPMVTEKVTEKVTENQRKILLIIKQDPSVSQDEIATIVGISRIHVNKNMKKMEQKGIIKRVGPDKGGHWEVK, encoded by the coding sequence ATGGAAGGATTTATGAAATTTCAAATATTTATTTCAAGCGTACAAAGGGAATTTGCCGAAGAACGCAAACAGCTATTCTCATACTTAACGAACGACCCAATATTGTCGTTATTTTTCAAGCCATTCATCTTTGAAAATCATCCAGCAAGCAACAGCAAAACCTATGACATTTATCTTAAAGAAGTCGAGAAAAGCGATATATATCTAGGACTTTTGGGTAACGAATATGGCACGGCATCGAAAAACAGCATATCCCCCACAGAAAAGGAATACAATCTTGCAAACAAGCTACATAAAACATGCCTTATATTCATCAAAAAAGACAATTCACAAAGACACCCCAAAGAGATAAAATTCATTCAAAAAGTTGAAAAGAACAACGTGAGGCGTTCATTTACCGACTATGATGAATTGAAAAATGCTGTATATAAAGCCCTTGTTCTTTACATGGAAGAGAAAGAACTCATTCGAACAGGTCCTTTTGATCAAGCCAAAAATAACGAGGCTACCATAGACGATATTGACGAAGAGAAAGTTCGAAATTTCATCCAGCTTTCAAAACAAAGACGTAATTTTAAACTAAGTTCCGACACCCCCGTTGAGAACTTCTTACGACATTTAGATATGATTGATGAAAAAGGCAAATTAGCCAACGCATCCATTCTCCTTTTCGGCAAAAAACCTCAAAAATTCTTTATCACCTCAGAAGTAAAATGCGCCCAATTTTATGGAAACAAAGTTGAAAAACCAATTCCTTCATTACAAATCTACAAAGGCGATGTCTTTCAACTGATTGACCAAGCAACGAGTTTTGTACTGAGCCGCGTTGACAATTGGATAGGAACAAGAGCACAAGGCCTAACCGCAGCAGTCCCCACACATCCAGAACTTCCTATGGAGGCCGTAAAAGAAGCCATTGTCAACGCAGTCTGTCACCGCGACTACACAAGTAAAGCAAGCGTTCAAGTAATGCTTTTCAGAAATCGTCTAGAAATTTGGAATCCAGGACAATTACCACATGGACTAACAATAGATAAGCTCTACAAGCCTCACAAATCTCTTCCTCATAATCCTCTTATCGCAGAAGCCATGCAACGTTGTGGATACATAGAAAAGACGGGAACCGGGACAGGAGACATTGTAAAGCAATGCCTACAATACGGTTTAAAAAAGCCTCTATTCCAAGATGACGACGACTTTAAAACCATCATCTGGAGAAAAGAGACACAAGAAATTTCCAGAAACGAATCCGAAAACTCACCAATGGTTACAGAAAAGGTTACAGAAAAGGTTACAGAAAACCAAAGAAAAATTTTATTGATAATTAAGCAAGATCCGTCAGTGTCTCAAGACGAAATTGCAACTATCGTAGGAATCAGCCGCATTCATGTAAATAAGAATATGAAAAAAATGGAACAAAAAGGAATCATTAAACGTGTAGGCCCCGACAAAGGCGGCCATTGGGAGGTAAAATGA
- a CDS encoding glycosyltransferase family 2 protein, translated as MKLSFVIPCYRSENTISAVIQEIRETIATRPSTEYEIVLVNDCSPDNVWQVIKKLAAEDTHIKGICLAKNFGQHSALMAGYGQATGDYIISLDDDGQTPASESFKLVDKIEEGYDVVYGYYRHSAQHLFRRFGSWVNKKMAEAIIGQPKTLHTTSFFIMRKFIADEIVRYPHPFAYISGLVFRATKSLGNVEVEHRHRIEGESGYTLTGLIRLWINGFTAFSVKPLRAATFIGILCALVGFGAGLFVIYKKLMFPEVPVGYTSMLATILFTGGMIMLLLGLIGEYIGRIYISINQSPQYVVRERTF; from the coding sequence ATGAAACTCTCTTTTGTAATTCCCTGTTACCGTAGCGAAAACACAATTTCGGCTGTCATCCAAGAAATCCGCGAAACAATCGCCACGCGCCCAAGCACCGAATACGAAATCGTACTCGTCAACGACTGCAGCCCAGACAACGTATGGCAAGTCATCAAGAAACTCGCCGCCGAAGACACGCACATCAAGGGAATCTGCCTCGCCAAAAATTTCGGTCAGCACAGCGCACTGATGGCTGGTTACGGACAAGCTACAGGCGATTACATCATTAGCCTCGATGACGACGGACAAACGCCCGCCAGCGAAAGTTTCAAGCTCGTCGACAAAATCGAAGAAGGCTACGACGTCGTTTACGGCTATTACAGGCACTCCGCGCAACACCTGTTCCGCCGCTTTGGCAGCTGGGTCAACAAGAAAATGGCAGAAGCCATCATCGGCCAACCCAAGACACTCCACACAACGAGTTTCTTTATCATGCGCAAGTTCATCGCCGATGAAATCGTGCGCTACCCCCACCCCTTCGCCTACATCAGTGGCCTCGTTTTCCGCGCCACCAAGAGCCTCGGCAACGTAGAAGTCGAACACCGCCACCGCATAGAAGGCGAATCCGGCTACACCCTCACAGGCCTCATTCGACTCTGGATTAACGGATTTACCGCATTCTCAGTGAAGCCCCTCCGCGCCGCCACCTTCATCGGCATTCTCTGCGCCCTCGTTGGCTTCGGAGCAGGCCTCTTTGTCATTTACAAAAAACTCATGTTCCCCGAAGTCCCCGTTGGCTACACCAGCATGCTCGCCACCATACTCTTTACCGGCGGCATGATCATGCTTTTGCTAGGGCTCATCGGCGAATACATCGGCCGCATCTACATCAGCATCAACCAGTCACCGCAATACGTTGTGCGCGAACGGACGTTTTAG
- the rffA gene encoding dTDP-4-amino-4,6-dideoxygalactose transaminase: MCRAMRIPFNQPPFVGPEIDYVRKAVESGRICGDGQFNQKCHAWLEQKTGVARALLTTSCTHALEMSALLCNIQPGDEVIMPSFTFVSTADAFAMRGAKCVFVDIRPDTMNIDEKLIEDAITEKTRAIVPVHYAGVGCEMDTINAIAKKHNLFVIEDAAQGMMATYKGRSLGSLGDFGCYSFHETKNYSMGEGGAILIADKKYSDHAEIIREKGTNRVQFHRGEVDKYTWVELGSSYLPSELNAAYLYAELENAQKIFDNRMASWKAYRERLQPLADAGELQLPYIPAECCHNAHMFYLKVADLKTRTALIAHLVKNGILAVFHYVPLHNAPAGKRFGRFNGEDRYTTHESDRLLRLPMFYGLKPDDQEFVCDKVKEFFGK; this comes from the coding sequence ATGTGTAGAGCAATGAGAATTCCTTTTAACCAGCCTCCCTTCGTGGGGCCTGAAATTGATTATGTACGGAAGGCCGTTGAAAGCGGCCGTATCTGCGGTGATGGGCAATTCAACCAAAAATGCCACGCCTGGCTGGAACAAAAAACGGGTGTCGCCCGCGCATTGCTCACCACAAGTTGCACCCACGCTCTTGAGATGTCCGCACTTTTGTGCAACATCCAGCCCGGCGACGAAGTCATCATGCCGTCGTTCACGTTCGTCTCGACCGCCGATGCTTTTGCCATGCGCGGTGCAAAATGCGTGTTTGTGGACATCCGCCCCGACACCATGAATATTGACGAAAAACTGATTGAAGACGCCATCACAGAAAAGACTCGCGCCATCGTCCCTGTGCATTATGCAGGCGTCGGCTGCGAAATGGATACAATCAACGCCATCGCCAAAAAGCACAATTTATTCGTCATCGAAGACGCCGCGCAAGGCATGATGGCCACCTACAAAGGTCGTTCGCTTGGTTCACTCGGGGATTTCGGTTGCTATAGTTTTCACGAGACAAAGAACTACAGCATGGGCGAAGGCGGAGCCATTCTCATCGCCGACAAAAAGTATTCCGACCACGCCGAAATCATCCGCGAAAAAGGAACGAACCGTGTGCAATTCCACCGCGGTGAAGTCGATAAGTACACATGGGTTGAACTCGGCTCGAGCTACTTGCCGAGCGAACTCAACGCAGCCTACCTCTACGCAGAACTCGAAAACGCTCAAAAAATTTTCGACAATCGCATGGCAAGCTGGAAGGCCTACCGAGAACGTTTACAGCCGCTCGCCGATGCAGGCGAGCTACAGCTCCCGTACATTCCGGCAGAATGTTGCCACAACGCGCACATGTTCTACCTGAAAGTCGCCGATCTCAAAACACGAACAGCCCTCATTGCGCATCTCGTCAAAAATGGAATTCTCGCAGTATTCCACTACGTGCCGCTCCACAACGCCCCCGCCGGTAAACGTTTCGGGCGTTTCAATGGCGAAGACCGTTACACCACCCACGAAAGCGACCGTCTGTTACGACTCCCCATGTTCTACGGATTAAAGCCAGACGATCAGGAATTCGTGTGTGATAAAGTAAAGGAATTTTTCGGGAAGTAA
- a CDS encoding DUF3791 domain-containing protein, with protein sequence MKKSGLGLFLYILLTMDEKSQIIYMQTRLTRLAAERWKMSIPQVATLFEEKGVYHYIAKMWDLFHVEGDLAVLDDVKQYLDAKGAICG encoded by the coding sequence GTGAAAAAATCCGGTTTAGGTTTGTTTTTATATATTTTATTAACGATGGACGAAAAATCGCAAATCATCTATATGCAGACTAGGCTTACGCGTCTTGCGGCGGAAAGGTGGAAAATGTCGATTCCGCAGGTTGCAACCCTTTTTGAAGAAAAGGGGGTGTATCATTATATCGCGAAGATGTGGGATTTGTTCCATGTAGAGGGTGATTTAGCTGTACTTGACGATGTAAAGCAGTATCTTGACGCGAAGGGGGCTATCTGTGGTTGA
- a CDS encoding ATP-grasp domain-containing protein: MEQSNPQKKLLLLGGSHAEIPLIQAAHELGWYVITTGNNRDGLGHPYADKTVFADFSDKDAMLKLASNEGVQSVCSGCNDFALLSTVYVCEKLGLPGHDSYATSLELHHKDKYRALATKLGIPTPRAITIKVASTDFAGETEADFDAAIAQLTFPIIVKPVDLTGGKGIHRAANIEEARAAYKDACSRTRQDHIVVEEFVQGTNHGFSAMLVNGKVAFAFADNEQYYLNKYMVSGANTPSTTSAAGLAKLRDYSERIARELHLVDGILHIQYIERADGTPVIIEICRRPPGDLYIKFVKYATGIDYPKFIVMAETGMDISGIADIPTQGFWLRHCIMADREGIVRDVTFAPEIQKNIVEKFLWYKPGESISDKLLYKAGIVFFKFNTLAEMQDKTARMVDLVKIITE, encoded by the coding sequence ATGGAGCAAAGCAATCCTCAAAAGAAACTCTTGCTATTAGGCGGCAGCCATGCTGAAATTCCGCTCATTCAAGCGGCACATGAACTCGGCTGGTACGTGATTACCACGGGCAACAACCGCGATGGACTTGGTCACCCTTACGCCGACAAGACCGTTTTTGCAGACTTTAGCGACAAGGACGCCATGCTAAAACTAGCCAGCAATGAAGGCGTGCAATCCGTTTGTTCCGGATGCAACGATTTCGCTTTGCTTTCAACAGTTTACGTTTGCGAAAAATTGGGATTGCCAGGGCACGATTCCTACGCGACAAGCCTTGAGCTACACCATAAGGACAAGTACCGCGCACTAGCCACCAAACTCGGCATTCCGACACCGCGGGCAATTACAATTAAAGTTGCCAGCACGGATTTCGCGGGGGAAACCGAAGCGGATTTTGACGCAGCGATAGCGCAGCTCACCTTCCCTATCATCGTCAAACCCGTTGATTTGACTGGTGGCAAAGGCATCCACCGAGCCGCCAACATCGAAGAAGCTCGCGCGGCCTACAAAGATGCCTGCAGCCGCACCCGGCAAGACCACATTGTAGTCGAAGAATTCGTACAAGGCACAAACCATGGATTCTCCGCCATGCTCGTGAATGGCAAAGTCGCATTCGCCTTTGCCGACAACGAACAGTATTACCTCAACAAGTACATGGTCTCGGGAGCAAACACGCCAAGCACCACAAGTGCAGCAGGCCTCGCCAAGCTCCGTGACTACAGCGAACGCATCGCCCGCGAATTACACCTCGTCGATGGCATTTTGCATATCCAGTACATCGAGCGTGCTGACGGCACGCCAGTCATCATTGAGATATGTCGCCGACCGCCAGGAGATCTGTACATCAAATTCGTCAAATACGCCACCGGAATCGACTACCCAAAATTCATCGTGATGGCAGAAACAGGAATGGATATTTCAGGTATCGCCGATATTCCCACGCAAGGATTCTGGCTCAGGCACTGCATTATGGCGGATCGAGAAGGAATTGTCCGCGATGTCACCTTTGCTCCAGAAATTCAAAAGAACATCGTTGAAAAATTTCTGTGGTACAAGCCGGGCGAATCTATTTCAGATAAGCTTTTATACAAAGCAGGCATCGTATTTTTCAAGTTCAACACCCTCGCCGAAATGCAAGACAAAACCGCAAGAATGGTCGACCTCGTGAAAATAATCACCGAGTAA
- a CDS encoding Gfo/Idh/MocA family protein, with protein sequence MHPSASSGSILSSFVSRLSSNPLLYSKTMKKEPYQIAFIGGGINSAIGEVHKAASQMDGHFELVAGAFSTHEETNRETARTWGVSEERTYAKYQDLLQAEKGKLDAIVVLAPTDYHKDIVIDALKAGFPVICEKSLATSVAEGEAIAKVVAETKGFFCTTYNYTGYPMIRELKQFIADGKLGKIQQVQVEMPQEGFMRLGAGGEPPKPQSWRLKDTVIPKISLDLGSHLHNMIYFLTGERPEHIVADQTTFGLFPQIVDNVGALVQYTNNVRAQIWFSKTALGNRNGLRIRVYGSEGSAEWFQLEPETLKTCDLRGNVSLRDRTGDVKIANQQRYNRFKAGHPAGFIEAFANYYKDIADCLNQYFATGSFKSQYVCGIRTSLEGLAMMQAAAKSAQSNKWESVQQRF encoded by the coding sequence ATGCACCCTTCGGCAAGCTCAGGGAGCATTCTCTCGTCTTTCGTCTCTCGTCTTTCGTCTAATCCTTTACTATATTCAAAAACGATGAAAAAAGAACCTTACCAAATTGCGTTTATCGGAGGCGGAATCAATTCAGCCATCGGCGAAGTCCATAAGGCGGCAAGCCAGATGGACGGCCATTTTGAACTCGTGGCCGGCGCATTCAGCACACACGAAGAAACAAACCGCGAAACCGCCCGCACCTGGGGTGTTTCCGAAGAACGCACGTACGCGAAATATCAAGATTTATTGCAAGCAGAAAAAGGCAAACTCGACGCCATCGTAGTGCTCGCACCGACAGACTACCACAAAGACATAGTCATCGACGCACTCAAAGCAGGCTTCCCCGTCATTTGCGAAAAGTCGCTCGCCACAAGCGTAGCCGAAGGCGAAGCCATTGCAAAAGTTGTTGCCGAGACAAAAGGATTTTTCTGCACCACATACAACTACACCGGTTACCCGATGATCCGCGAACTCAAGCAGTTCATCGCCGATGGCAAGCTCGGAAAAATCCAGCAAGTGCAAGTCGAAATGCCGCAAGAAGGCTTTATGCGCCTAGGCGCAGGCGGCGAACCGCCCAAGCCGCAAAGCTGGCGACTCAAGGACACCGTGATTCCGAAGATTTCGCTTGACCTTGGCAGCCACCTGCACAACATGATTTACTTTTTGACCGGCGAACGCCCGGAACACATCGTCGCCGACCAGACAACCTTCGGACTCTTCCCGCAAATCGTTGATAACGTGGGCGCACTCGTGCAATACACGAACAACGTCCGCGCACAAATCTGGTTCAGCAAGACTGCACTCGGCAACCGCAATGGGCTGCGCATCCGCGTTTACGGCAGCGAAGGCAGCGCCGAATGGTTCCAGCTAGAACCCGAAACGCTCAAGACGTGCGACCTGCGCGGCAACGTTAGCCTCCGCGACCGCACCGGTGACGTCAAGATAGCCAACCAGCAGCGTTACAACCGCTTCAAGGCAGGCCACCCCGCCGGATTCATTGAAGCATTCGCGAACTACTATAAAGACATCGCCGATTGCCTCAACCAGTATTTTGCCACAGGCAGTTTCAAAAGCCAGTACGTATGCGGCATCCGCACATCGCTCGAAGGCCTTGCCATGATGCAAGCCGCCGCCAAGTCCGCCCAAAGCAACAAGTGGGAATCCGTTCAGCAAAGGTTCTAG
- a CDS encoding oligosaccharide flippase family protein yields MSSSSSQTLKNLLFNITSFGVNFIISFLLTPYLIRTVGKEAYGFIPLINSIIGYSSILTTAIGSMAGRFITMRIYKQDIDGANKYFNSVWVANTLLSVIFTITAIIFIIYTDAFITVPTNLITEVRYLFGFGSASLIIGLLTGILGIGTFVKNRVDMTASRSVIAECARVAVILALFYFLKPSIVYLSIGAFFSAILFLFFNLSFKKKLLPELTFAPQKHFSLIHLKEVFFSGIWNSVNQLSSILLQQVDLLITNIFIGVSVMGSYSIAKTAPLFIYSALAMLSGTFFPQFNILLAQDKTSELVYEIKKSMKIVGLLIGIPIGFLLVYSKEFYTLWVPGEDANFLYWLTVVTILPMIIGGSVNPIFGVFPATNKLKIPSIVLLIAGILNTLAIFILLATTDLGVWTIAITGAIQGGLRNMFFTTIYGATCLNQKWYTFFPVMGKGCLGMLIVTLTSYGVKNILPIDTWFSFISSFIIISIVALSINLFFIFSKEERGAIYLILRQKLKK; encoded by the coding sequence ATGTCATCATCTTCTTCACAAACCCTCAAGAATCTTCTTTTCAACATCACCTCGTTTGGGGTGAATTTTATCATTTCATTTTTACTAACTCCCTACCTCATTAGAACTGTCGGAAAAGAAGCTTACGGGTTTATCCCCCTCATCAACAGCATCATAGGTTATTCGTCCATACTGACAACCGCAATCGGCTCCATGGCAGGTCGTTTTATCACGATGCGAATATACAAGCAGGACATCGATGGGGCCAATAAATATTTTAACTCAGTCTGGGTAGCAAACACACTGTTATCGGTAATATTCACAATCACCGCAATCATTTTCATCATTTATACAGACGCATTCATAACTGTACCAACAAATCTCATCACCGAAGTTCGCTATTTATTTGGATTTGGTTCAGCATCGTTAATCATCGGACTTCTTACAGGAATTCTAGGCATCGGAACTTTCGTAAAAAATAGAGTTGATATGACCGCATCAAGAAGTGTCATTGCTGAATGCGCAAGAGTTGCAGTCATCCTTGCCCTGTTTTACTTCCTAAAACCATCTATCGTCTATTTAAGCATCGGAGCATTCTTTTCAGCTATCCTGTTTTTATTTTTTAATCTTTCTTTCAAGAAAAAATTATTACCAGAACTAACCTTCGCCCCACAAAAACATTTTTCCTTAATTCATCTAAAAGAAGTCTTTTTCTCAGGCATATGGAATTCCGTAAACCAATTAAGCAGCATTTTATTGCAGCAAGTTGATTTACTAATCACTAATATTTTCATCGGCGTTTCTGTCATGGGAAGCTATTCCATAGCCAAGACCGCACCACTTTTTATCTATAGTGCATTGGCAATGCTTTCTGGAACGTTTTTTCCTCAATTCAACATTCTATTAGCACAAGATAAAACGTCAGAACTTGTATATGAAATCAAAAAATCAATGAAAATTGTCGGATTGCTAATCGGAATACCGATAGGATTTTTATTAGTTTACAGCAAAGAATTCTATACACTTTGGGTTCCTGGAGAAGATGCAAATTTTCTTTACTGGCTTACCGTGGTAACAATTTTACCAATGATTATTGGCGGGAGCGTCAATCCGATATTTGGAGTTTTCCCAGCAACGAATAAACTTAAAATTCCATCCATAGTCCTATTAATCGCTGGTATTTTGAACACCCTAGCAATCTTCATTCTCCTAGCAACAACAGACCTAGGAGTTTGGACGATTGCCATTACAGGGGCTATTCAGGGAGGATTACGCAATATGTTTTTCACCACTATTTATGGGGCCACATGTCTTAATCAAAAATGGTACACATTCTTCCCCGTCATGGGTAAAGGTTGTTTGGGCATGCTGATTGTCACCCTGACTAGTTACGGAGTTAAAAATATTCTGCCAATTGACACATGGTTTTCATTTATATCATCATTCATCATCATATCCATCGTAGCATTATCAATCAATTTATTTTTCATCTTCTCTAAAGAAGAACGCGGAGCGATATATCTTATACTCCGGCAAAAGCTGAAAAAATGA
- a CDS encoding radical SAM protein, with amino-acid sequence MDKLKRFIDIYVPVEACTLRCHYCYITHHRLFANKLPKFKYDVETFRKALSKERLGGTCLLNFCGGGETLLPPEMPSYIKAVLEEGHYVMVVTNATIDKAFDEFSKFPKELLNRLFFKFSYHYLQLKERNWFDKFFNNIRKVRDAGASFTLEATPSDELIPYIQEMQDLAIKEVGAVCHVTVARDEHDMSKLNILTQMNREEYKKTWRVFNSSLFDYKFSIFGEPRKEFCHAGDWTLSLDMGNGILGQCYNGLYSQNIMEDVEKPIKFKPLGCHCQQPHCFNGHAWIALGTIPDLKAPTYADLRNRVCNNGTEWLQPQMKEFLSQKLYENNEEYSALKKILVNAEMSIRESANKALQKGFSTLNKIRHK; translated from the coding sequence ATGGACAAATTGAAAAGGTTTATCGACATTTATGTTCCAGTTGAAGCCTGCACGTTAAGGTGTCACTATTGCTACATCACGCATCATAGATTATTCGCAAACAAGCTTCCTAAATTCAAGTACGACGTAGAAACATTTCGTAAAGCCCTTTCTAAAGAACGACTTGGTGGCACATGCCTTCTAAATTTTTGTGGAGGAGGAGAAACATTATTACCGCCAGAAATGCCTAGCTATATCAAAGCAGTCCTTGAAGAAGGACATTATGTGATGGTTGTAACCAACGCAACCATAGACAAAGCTTTTGATGAATTTTCCAAATTTCCGAAAGAACTGCTAAATAGACTTTTTTTCAAATTTTCATACCATTACTTGCAATTAAAAGAACGCAATTGGTTTGATAAATTTTTCAATAACATTCGCAAAGTTCGCGATGCAGGAGCCTCATTCACGTTAGAAGCAACACCTTCCGATGAGCTCATTCCCTACATCCAAGAAATGCAGGATTTGGCAATCAAGGAAGTCGGAGCTGTATGCCACGTCACCGTTGCACGTGATGAACACGACATGTCTAAATTGAATATTCTAACACAAATGAACCGAGAAGAATACAAAAAAACATGGCGTGTTTTTAACTCTAGTCTTTTCGATTACAAATTTTCCATTTTCGGCGAACCACGCAAGGAATTTTGTCATGCCGGTGATTGGACGTTAAGTCTTGATATGGGTAACGGGATATTAGGCCAATGCTACAATGGACTATATTCCCAAAACATCATGGAAGATGTAGAAAAACCTATAAAATTTAAACCTTTAGGTTGTCATTGCCAACAGCCCCATTGTTTCAATGGCCATGCTTGGATTGCTCTCGGAACCATACCTGATTTAAAAGCTCCAACATACGCTGATTTACGCAATCGAGTATGCAATAATGGAACAGAGTGGCTTCAACCACAAATGAAGGAATTCCTCTCCCAAAAGCTTTACGAGAACAATGAAGAATATAGCGCATTGAAAAAAATATTAGTCAATGCAGAAATGAGCATCCGTGAATCAGCAAACAAAGCTCTGCAAAAAGGATTCTCAACACTTAATAAAATTCGGCACAAATGA
- a CDS encoding HigA family addiction module antitoxin: MQVYRCDELAVVTPPGRHLAEKIEEMGLDANDLAARMGYTPKAVNDILQGNCRITPESAISLEMVTEIPAGFWLRSQMAYDEFLSREKIKASLMDQSLWKKSFPVELDVREWVRQKKDESKSLMPLLKFFAVASPQAWDGYYKKAQLKVAFRISLAEVKDPYATSAWIRRGEILSDQDPMEKLGQPAVRKKLKAALPEIIAFAAANKKLPKREKRITYWTPEAEVVDDCMTGLQELCRKIGIRVLFVQNFKSSPIHGMYRWYKDVPLIQLHDRFKKRETMWFTFFHELAHVLYHGKKGICLQNIEITHNYPEKEDEANCFAQKCMLEAGFDA; encoded by the coding sequence ATGCAGGTTTATAGATGTGATGAATTAGCTGTAGTGACGCCACCTGGGCGGCATCTTGCTGAAAAAATTGAAGAAATGGGCCTTGATGCCAATGATTTGGCTGCACGCATGGGCTACACGCCCAAGGCGGTGAATGACATTTTACAGGGAAATTGCCGAATCACGCCCGAATCGGCCATTTCTCTTGAAATGGTTACGGAAATACCTGCTGGGTTTTGGCTGCGTAGTCAGATGGCTTACGACGAATTTTTGTCGCGTGAGAAAATTAAGGCTTCGCTTATGGATCAGTCCCTTTGGAAAAAGTCTTTCCCCGTGGAACTTGATGTCCGCGAATGGGTTCGACAAAAAAAGGATGAAAGCAAATCTTTGATGCCTCTGTTGAAGTTCTTTGCGGTGGCATCTCCGCAGGCATGGGATGGTTATTACAAAAAGGCGCAACTGAAGGTGGCGTTCCGTATTTCGCTTGCGGAGGTAAAGGACCCGTATGCGACTTCGGCATGGATTCGCCGAGGCGAGATTCTGTCGGATCAGGATCCGATGGAAAAGCTGGGGCAGCCTGCGGTTCGTAAAAAGCTTAAGGCGGCGCTTCCTGAAATTATTGCGTTTGCGGCTGCAAACAAGAAGTTGCCGAAGCGCGAAAAGCGTATCACCTACTGGACGCCTGAGGCGGAAGTGGTTGACGACTGCATGACTGGCTTGCAAGAGTTATGCCGCAAAATAGGTATTCGCGTGCTTTTTGTACAGAATTTCAAGAGCTCGCCGATTCACGGCATGTACCGTTGGTACAAGGATGTCCCGCTAATCCAATTGCACGACCGCTTTAAAAAGCGTGAAACGATGTGGTTTACATTCTTCCATGAACTTGCGCATGTGCTTTACCATGGCAAGAAGGGAATCTGTTTACAGAACATCGAAATCACGCACAACTATCCCGAAAAAGAGGACGAGGCCAACTGCTTTGCGCAGAAGTGCATGCTGGAGGCGGGTTTCGACGCTTAG